The Herpetosiphonaceae bacterium genome window below encodes:
- a CDS encoding S8 family serine peptidase, with translation MVPTTGKALPDQYIVVLKDGADAHSIANSAGVKPKHVYKAVLNGFAATLHARQLEALQRNPHVDYIEPDQEVTVSDTQYNPPWGLDRIDQRSRPLSGSYTYDRTGAGVYAYIIDTGLQANHPDFGGRAANVYDAFGGNGDDCNGHGTHVAGTVGGATYGVAKQVQLRGVRVLDCGGSGTWSGVIAGMDWVRLYGQRPAVANMSLGGGYNASVNTAADNLSNSGVFVAVAAGNNYGANACNTSPASANQVLTVAASDINDARASFTNVGSCVEVYAPGVNILSAWIGSGTNTISGTSMASPHVAGVGALYKSAFGDTASANIVNWIIANATPNVISNNPSGTPNRLLYLPSLGPARKAPFDYDGDGKTDIAVWRPSEGNWYIIPSSTGNAYAQQWGVNGDKVVAGNYDGDGKSDLAVWRPGDGTWYIIPSSTGNAYAQQWGLNGDVPVPGDYDGDGKSDLAVWRPGDGTWYIVHSSTGSPAYYQWGLSGDVPVPGDYDGDGRSDRAVWRPSDGTWHIVLSSSGAISVQQWGLNGDVPVPGDYDGDGKSDLAVWRPGDGT, from the coding sequence ATGGTACCCACAACCGGCAAGGCTCTTCCCGACCAGTACATCGTCGTCCTCAAGGATGGTGCTGATGCGCATTCCATCGCCAACAGCGCGGGCGTAAAGCCTAAGCATGTGTATAAGGCGGTGCTGAATGGATTTGCAGCAACGTTGCACGCGCGTCAGCTTGAGGCGCTCCAGCGCAATCCCCACGTCGATTACATCGAGCCTGATCAAGAGGTTACGGTCAGCGATACGCAGTACAACCCGCCGTGGGGCCTGGATCGCATCGACCAGCGCTCCCGACCGCTCTCCGGCAGCTATACGTATGACCGAACCGGCGCAGGCGTGTATGCCTACATTATCGACACCGGATTGCAGGCCAACCACCCCGACTTCGGCGGTCGCGCCGCGAATGTGTACGACGCATTCGGCGGGAACGGCGACGATTGCAACGGTCATGGCACGCATGTCGCGGGGACCGTCGGCGGCGCAACCTATGGCGTTGCCAAGCAGGTCCAGCTCCGTGGTGTGCGCGTGCTCGACTGTGGCGGCTCCGGCACGTGGTCGGGCGTGATCGCGGGCATGGACTGGGTGCGGCTGTACGGTCAGCGGCCAGCCGTGGCGAATATGTCGCTGGGCGGCGGCTATAACGCCTCGGTCAACACCGCCGCCGACAACCTTTCCAACTCAGGCGTCTTTGTCGCGGTCGCCGCCGGCAACAACTACGGCGCGAACGCCTGCAACACGTCTCCGGCAAGCGCCAATCAGGTGTTGACCGTGGCGGCATCGGATATCAACGATGCCCGCGCCTCCTTCACGAATGTCGGCTCATGTGTCGAAGTGTACGCGCCCGGCGTCAATATCTTGTCGGCGTGGATCGGGAGCGGCACCAACACGATCAGCGGCACGTCGATGGCCTCGCCGCACGTCGCCGGCGTCGGCGCGCTGTATAAGAGCGCCTTCGGCGACACCGCATCGGCCAATATTGTCAACTGGATCATCGCCAACGCGACGCCGAATGTTATTTCCAACAACCCCTCCGGCACGCCGAACCGCCTGCTCTACCTGCCCAGCCTGGGTCCGGCGCGCAAAGCGCCGTTCGACTACGACGGTGACGGCAAGACCGACATTGCGGTCTGGCGACCCAGCGAGGGTAACTGGTACATCATTCCCAGCAGCACCGGCAACGCCTACGCCCAGCAGTGGGGCGTCAACGGCGACAAGGTGGTCGCGGGCAACTACGACGGCGACGGCAAGAGCGATCTCGCGGTCTGGCGGCCCGGCGACGGCACCTGGTACATCATTCCCAGCAGCACCGGCAACGCTTACGCCCAGCAGTGGGGCCTTAACGGCGACGTGCCCGTGCCCGGCGACTACGACGGCGACGGCAAGAGCGATCTCGCGGTCTGGCGGCCCGGCGACGGCACCTGGTATATTGTCCACAGCAGCACCGGCAGCCCCGCCTATTATCAATGGGGTCTGAGCGGCGACGTGCCCGTGCCCGGCGACTACGACGGCGATGGCAGGAGCGACCGCGCTGTCTGGCGACCGAGCGACGGCACGTGGCATATCGTGCTCAGCAGCTCCGGCGCGATCTCCGTCCAGCAGTGGGGCCTTAACGGCGACGTGCCCGTGCCCGGCGACTACGACGGCGACGGCAAGAGCGATCTCGCGGTCTGGCGGCCCGGCGACGGCACCT